DNA from Marinicella rhabdoformis:
GACAAATCATACAGTTCGCTCAATGTGGCAGCGATGTGCTTGACCTTTTTATGTTCCACACCAATCCATTGTCCATCGTCTAACTGTATGCTCAACTGCTCTGCGGCCGTTTCTAAAGCACCTGTTTTTATGGCCTTGACCAAATGCGGCAATAAATTAACCGGTTTACCATCAATCTCCACGCCCAAAGCCAAATCAAACCAAGGTGTGTCGGCATCTGATTGTATATTGGCAAACCATTTATCACTGGTAACCTGATTATTGCGGAACGTGGCATCAAAGTCCACATGCCATCCGGCCCTTTTTAAAGCCAGTAACAACGGTGCATGACTGGTCAAATCAGGCTGCAAACAGCGGTCATTTACGGAAAATCGTTCTGCCACAGGTGCTTCATAGGCGGCATGCACAGAAGGCAGCTTTTCCAACTGAATACAATAGCCTGCCACCGCATCTAATAATTGCTCATCTGCTGGCACCAGACCTTGACGCAAATCTTCTAAATTGAATGACACCTCGCCGACAGAAAATGATATTTGTGCCACATCTAAAGTCATCGCTGTTTGTGGCGCCCATTCCAGCGTCATGCTGTGACTTATTACAGCCAAATGCGCCTGCATAGTGGTAGCACGCTTAACATCTATGGCAATGAATCGCTTGGTTTGGGCGGCTACTTTTTCTACAATGGCATTGTTGCCCTTGTGAAACCATACCCCTTGAAGCATGGCATCTAAAGCCGACTGACTGGCTTGGATGTGTGCTGCAGGATGATTGTCTTGCCACGTTAATGGCGGTCGATAGCATGCACGCCAAAAGCAGCGACCTGTGCCAACCATGGCTTTGAAAAGGGGTTTGTCTTTGGCACTTGAAAGCAGGTACTCATGAGCACCAGTTGCACCTGCCTTGTGCATCATATGCATGATTTGTTGATCTGCCAGACTGAGGAATTTTGGCCTGACCTTCTTTAATAGTAAGCCACTGTCAATCTCGGCTTTTATTTGGTAACTGTCATCTTGATTCAGATAGGCCTTGTGTAAGCTGACCACATACTGCCCCACACTTTCGTCATAATTCAACAGGTAAGCGACCCTGTGACGTGCCATGGGCGGGAAAGGATCGTGGCTTTGTCGTTGCAACCAATGAAAAAAGGCCATACGGACATCGCTGCTTTTCTTTAATTGCTGAGTGAATGGTGGCAACTGATCTAATCGTGACTTACTCTCTATCACCAAGGCACAAATATGGACACAAGGCTTGGGTATTGCACAACTACATTTTGCGACCAATTGTGATTCCAGTGGCCAGTGCAACTGACAATGCACTTCTTCAGTACCGTCATTCAGTTTTGCCCTGACCAGTTGAGACACTTCATCATGTCGCCATTGAATCCACTCCTCACGCATCATCAGTGTCAATGCTTGGTAAACCAGAGCTTCTGATAAATGCGTTTGAAGCTGGCCTTTAGGGCCTTTGAAGCTGATTGGGTACTTAATCACTGGTCTGTTTAAATTTTCAAACCGTCCATTATATGACAAGTCACCCTGATCGATCAGGATTTTACTGAAAGATTAATCTAACTTGCTGGTGCCTGGTAATTTATTGACCAAATCAGCCCCCATCAACATCGCAGGTGTCTGGTAACCTGAGCGATTGACGCCAGTTAACATCGCAGCAGCAATATGGACTGAACCTTGAGCAGTCAACTCGTAGCCATTACTGGTCAAAATCCGCAGTGTTTTGACATCACCGGCTTCATTTTTAACCTCACCCCAAACATGCGTTGTCAAAGCTTGTCTGGTTGATTCCGATGGCCCTTTGACTTTTTTCTCAATCTTGTTTTTGATGATGTTTTGAATCCAACGCCACCCTAAGATGGGCCTTAAAAAGTTCATGCGCTTCATTTTTTTGACCAAACCAAGAGATGCAGGAATATACACTTCGATGTTTGGAATTTTGGTGTTGTGATAGGCCGTTGACACATCACCCCATGGAATGGTCATGGCCAGTTTCTCTCCGCCTCCGAAGTCTATTTTTCTGGTTTTAAATGCCAGTGGCACATGCTTAATCACACCATTTTCTCTCACTTTTCCGCCGTAAGGGAGCGCTTCTACTGATGTTTTGGCCGTGCCCGGACTGAATCCAGAGCGAGAATCAAAACCTAAAGTCAATTGCGTGGCATCTGGCATCATTTGTTTTAATTGAGAGGCCACACAATCAGTAGGAATCACATCAAAACCCACACCAGGGCACAATACCACACCTGCATTTTGGGCCGTCTTATCTAAAGAAGCCGCCAGTTCAAACACATCAATTTCACCTGTAATGTCTAAATAGTGGCTTTTCTGGTACAAGCAAGCTTCCATCATTATGGCAGCCGTTTGAGAAAATGGTCCCGCACAATTAAGCACCAAGAACATGTCTGCCAATAAACCATGGTCTTTTGCCAATTCATCTATAGAAAAAACTTGAAAGGGCAAATTGTATTGTGCTGCCAGTGTTTTGACCTTTTCTTCACTGCGCCCTGCCAATACGGGGTTCAAGCCTTGAGCAACCGCTTGCTCAACAATTAATTGACCAGAATAGCCTGTTGCACCATAAATCATCCACTTATTCATTATTTCAACTTCCCATAAAAAGACATTTTTTGTCTGTAAAAATAGTTTGGAAACCATCTAGCAATTCGGTGTTGCCAACGACTTTGCTTATCTGCCAAAATCAAAAATTCTTTTTTATCAACAGCATTCAATATCATTTTAGCCACATCATCTGCGGTGTATTTTGATGCTTTCATCCAAGAACCAATTTTTGATTTAACTGCTTCATCAACGCCTTCCATAGATGATACCAAATTGGTTTGAAAAAAAGCAGGACAAGCGCAACTGACATGAATATTTTTAGCTAACAGCTCGCACCGCAAGGTTTCACTCAATGCCAGCACGGCCGCTTTAACGACATTGTATGAAGACATTCCTGGCATCAAAGCCAATGCAGCAAACGAAGCCACATTCACTATACTGGCTTGACTGCTTTCAGACAACAAAGGAATCAGGGTTCGACTGATGCGCACCACACTGAGCAAATTGGTATCAATCAGCCGCTCCCACTCATGCTCTGTGGAACCAATCAGATCTCCTTGGCTGGCAACACCAGCATTGTTAATCAACACATCAAGTCGACCATAGGCATCCATCAAATGCTTTTTCATTGCTTCAATTTGTGTCAAGTTTGTGACATCACAAGGTATAAAAATGGCTTCACCACCTGATGCCTTCAAATCATCAACAACTTGTTGTCCTTGTTCTTTTTGCAGGTCAACCACCACCACATTATGGGTTTTTATCGCTTGCTTAGCCAATGCCAAGCCCAAACCACTGGCGGCACCTGTAATTAACATCACTGGCCTATTTTTTTGAGTCATATGTTTATGGTAAAATTTTTGGTTTTGCTATTCTAACAAACAAAACGAACATTCATTCGAATAATTATGTATAATGCCACCCATGATGCCAAGACCGGTCAAAATATGACAGCAATCAGCCCAGCTTTAGCAGCTGAATTCGAAAAGATTAAAACATTCATGGCCACTGAAGTGTTGCCATTGGAACCACTGCTTTTAACCCAACAGTGGGAAAAGTTAAATCTGGCTTTGAATGAATTGCGTAAAAAGGTCAAACATCATAACTGGTGGTCAACCCACTTTCCCACAAGCATGGATTCATATTCTGTGCATTTGACAGGTTTGCTGGCTGAAGTCATTGGTCAATCCCCCCTCGGCCATTATGTCTTCGGCTGGCAGGCTCCAGATATCGGCAACATAGAACTGTTACACGACCACGCACCAGAACACATTAAAAAACAATGGCTTGATCCTTTAAAGTCAGGTGATATTCGCAGCTGTTTTGCCATGACCGAGCCTAACAATGCAGGCTCAAATCCAACCCTATTAAGCACAAGTGCTAAAAGCGAAGGAGATGACTGGGTCATTGACGGTGACAAATGGTTCACCACTTCAGCAGATGGGGCGGCTTTCACCATTGTCATGGCTGTAACCGAACCCGATGCACCCAAGCATCAAAGGGCCAGCATGATACTGGTTCCCATGGATACAGACGGACTCATTTTTAAACGCAATATTCCAGTAATGGGACACGCAGGATCTGGCTATTTTTCACATGCAGAGCTCTGTTTTAAGTCTTGTCGTGTGCCTAAATCAAACACCATTGGACAAGCCGGTCACGGTTTCAAATTAGCCCAACAGCGTTTAGGACCTGGTCGGATTCACCATTGCATGCGCTGGATTGGCATAGCACAACGCTGTTTTGACATCATGTGTAAACATGTCAAAAACAGACAAATCACAGCCACACAAACATTGGCCGACCAAGCCATGATACAGAGCAAAGTAGCCACCAGTTTTGCTGCGATTCAGGCCGCCAGAACCATGGTTTTGAATACAGCCCAAACAGTTGATGCTGCTGGCTTTGATGCCGCCCGATTTGAAATTTCAATGATTAAATTCCATTGTGCGCAGATGTTACAAACCGTGATGGATAATTGCCTTCAGTCCTTAGGTGCTTTGGGCATGACTGATGACAGCATCGTCGCTTTTTTCTTTCGTGAAGAGCGTGCCGCGAGAATTTATGACGGTCCAGATGAGGTTCACATGCTATCATTAGGTAAACAAATTTTGAAAACCTATTGATGCGAACCAGTTACCAACAATTTTTAATTTTATTTGAACAATTAATTGGTGATGAGTGGATGTTTCTATATAAAAAACATCACCATAAATTAAACCTAAAAAACCAAAACATCGCGACTAAAAAAATTCAAACCATCATTGAAGCCACCACCTATCTGGCACACAAACAAGGCTTTCAATCGATGTCGATGCGAGACCTGAGTGAACATTGTCAAATGAGCATCGGTGGTTTGTATAAATATTTTCAAAATAAAAATCAATTGGCTGCCATGGTGCATACCGGCTTGATTGAGATGGGCTCAGTTTGCTTAAAACAGTTTGCAGACCATGACAAGGACCCCATACCGGAACTGTATGCCATGTTGACGCGTCATTTGTACCTCAGTGAAAGGCTAAAAACTTGGTTTCATTTTGTGTTCATGGAAGGAAAGCACTTAGACCGGGCTTTGATGAAACTTTTTATCCGTTCAGAAATTCAGATGGAACAAGCCATCGAAAAGAAAATCATTGCAGCACAGAAACTGGGGCATTGTGAATGTAAAAACCCAGAATTCACCGCATCTATGATCAAAGCCATGCTCCAAGATTGGTATACCAAAACTTGGAAATACCAAAAAAGAAACATCACCATAGATGATTACGCCGAAAACATGTGGCAAGACATCTGTGCCATGATCAAAATAAACAATGAACAAAGCGACAGTAAAAAACTATATCAGTACGCAACTCGGCACTGAAGCACCGATTACCATAACGCCATTAAAAGGAGGTGCCAGCAACCTGACGTTCAGGGTAACTGCCGGTGAACAACACCTCATATTAAGAACTTCTCCACCGGGCACCAAAGCCAAAGGTGCACACAACATGGAACGAGAGTTTCAATGGTTAAAAGCATTAAAACCCAGCTATGATTTGTGCCCAGAGCCCTTATTTCTGTGCCAAGACTCGTCTGTTTTTGAACGAGATTTTTATGCCATGCAGCCGATTGAAGGCCTGATCATCAGGCAAAATTTACCCGAAGCATTCAATCCAACGCAAGCCCCAGACTTATGCCGTTCATTAATAACTAATCATTTTCAATTACATCAATGTGATGGTCAAGGTTTGCATCATTTTGATAAAGGCCGTGGCTACATCAAGCGACAAATTGACGGTTGGATCACCAGGTATTTGAAAGTCAGGCCAGCACATGACAAGGCCCAAAAAGTGATGGATTGGTTAGAAAAAAACATGCCAGAAGACAACCGTGACTATTGCCCAATTCACAATGACTTTAAATTTGATAATGTGGTGTTTGACAGCAGCAAGACAGAAAAACCTCAAATCATTGGTGTTCTTGACTGGGAATTAGCAACCGTTGGAGATCCTTTGATGGATC
Protein-coding regions in this window:
- a CDS encoding saccharopine dehydrogenase family protein produces the protein MNKWMIYGATGYSGQLIVEQAVAQGLNPVLAGRSEEKVKTLAAQYNLPFQVFSIDELAKDHGLLADMFLVLNCAGPFSQTAAIMMEACLYQKSHYLDITGEIDVFELAASLDKTAQNAGVVLCPGVGFDVIPTDCVASQLKQMMPDATQLTLGFDSRSGFSPGTAKTSVEALPYGGKVRENGVIKHVPLAFKTRKIDFGGGEKLAMTIPWGDVSTAYHNTKIPNIEVYIPASLGLVKKMKRMNFLRPILGWRWIQNIIKNKIEKKVKGPSESTRQALTTHVWGEVKNEAGDVKTLRILTSNGYELTAQGSVHIAAAMLTGVNRSGYQTPAMLMGADLVNKLPGTSKLD
- a CDS encoding acyl-CoA dehydrogenase family protein — protein: MYNATHDAKTGQNMTAISPALAAEFEKIKTFMATEVLPLEPLLLTQQWEKLNLALNELRKKVKHHNWWSTHFPTSMDSYSVHLTGLLAEVIGQSPLGHYVFGWQAPDIGNIELLHDHAPEHIKKQWLDPLKSGDIRSCFAMTEPNNAGSNPTLLSTSAKSEGDDWVIDGDKWFTTSADGAAFTIVMAVTEPDAPKHQRASMILVPMDTDGLIFKRNIPVMGHAGSGYFSHAELCFKSCRVPKSNTIGQAGHGFKLAQQRLGPGRIHHCMRWIGIAQRCFDIMCKHVKNRQITATQTLADQAMIQSKVATSFAAIQAARTMVLNTAQTVDAAGFDAARFEISMIKFHCAQMLQTVMDNCLQSLGALGMTDDSIVAFFFREERAARIYDGPDEVHMLSLGKQILKTY
- a CDS encoding phosphotransferase family protein, which translates into the protein MNKATVKNYISTQLGTEAPITITPLKGGASNLTFRVTAGEQHLILRTSPPGTKAKGAHNMEREFQWLKALKPSYDLCPEPLFLCQDSSVFERDFYAMQPIEGLIIRQNLPEAFNPTQAPDLCRSLITNHFQLHQCDGQGLHHFDKGRGYIKRQIDGWITRYLKVRPAHDKAQKVMDWLEKNMPEDNRDYCPIHNDFKFDNVVFDSSKTEKPQIIGVLDWELATVGDPLMDLGCSLAYWIQSDDNDMLKQCAMMPTHLPEMMSRDELVHYYCDLAGIQLDDYRFYYVYGLFRLAVIAQQIFFRYENGQNPNPAFATLGAIRDLMIQQATQQLK
- a CDS encoding TetR/AcrR family transcriptional regulator, with product MRTSYQQFLILFEQLIGDEWMFLYKKHHHKLNLKNQNIATKKIQTIIEATTYLAHKQGFQSMSMRDLSEHCQMSIGGLYKYFQNKNQLAAMVHTGLIEMGSVCLKQFADHDKDPIPELYAMLTRHLYLSERLKTWFHFVFMEGKHLDRALMKLFIRSEIQMEQAIEKKIIAAQKLGHCECKNPEFTASMIKAMLQDWYTKTWKYQKRNITIDDYAENMWQDICAMIKINNEQSDSKKLYQYATRH
- a CDS encoding SDR family NAD(P)-dependent oxidoreductase, which gives rise to MTQKNRPVMLITGAASGLGLALAKQAIKTHNVVVVDLQKEQGQQVVDDLKASGGEAIFIPCDVTNLTQIEAMKKHLMDAYGRLDVLINNAGVASQGDLIGSTEHEWERLIDTNLLSVVRISRTLIPLLSESSQASIVNVASFAALALMPGMSSYNVVKAAVLALSETLRCELLAKNIHVSCACPAFFQTNLVSSMEGVDEAVKSKIGSWMKASKYTADDVAKMILNAVDKKEFLILADKQSRWQHRIARWFPNYFYRQKMSFYGKLK